The nucleotide window aaacctttttttttttttttaaggaatgtaaataaactttttatttagTATGTAAGAGACATTTTATTTAGTATAAAAAGAGACAATATGTAAATATGTTCACACATCACTCATTCTAAATATTCTCTAATTTTCAAAGAAGCAAGTTGGAAAcgtgaattttgaaaatgatcaatatatttttctttgtcttttgtttgttaaatagTCATGTTCTTGAAGGTGTTCGAGGTACAATTCAAGATGATTTCATACAGTTGGAGAAAGCCACCAAcactaatgtattttttttccctgAATTTTGTATTGTTTATTGGTTTATTACattgatattgattttgaaCTAGTtatactaatttttctttttaaatatatagtaTGCAGGAGTAATTCTCAACCAATCTGAAAATTTTACAACTGATTTCCATTCAGTTAGTAGCTATATTAGTATTTTTAATCCAAAAGTTGATACGACCCAAACAAGTGCTGCAGCTATGATGATTGCTAATAGATCTCCGAATAATTTGAATACAATTATCGTTGGATGGCATGTGagtttattatatttatgaaatattatcacaatatttttttgttaaaacttaatatgcatatattgttcattttCTCATACTAAAAACAGTCCTTAAtttaactcatatttttgttagGTGGATCCTGAAATGTACAAGGATAATAAAACTCATCTTTTTACATATTGGTCGGTAAGTATTTTTTCTAAATGTGTTTTCGTTTATTTTGCTCACACACTATAGGTTATAGATTCTTACTTTTTACTATGACTTATTTAGAATAATTAAAGttttcattctttaaaaatTGACAGAGTGATAAGAAAGGATGCTATAATTTACAATGTCCTGGTTTTGTTCAAATTGACGATTCTTTCACCTTCGGTCAAATACTTAATAACACATCAACCATTGATGGACCGACAAACGAGCTTCCATTAGTTATTTTACAGGTAATTTCCAATTAAAAAGTTATGATTATattataggcttaattacacttttggtcctcgtgttttggtctactcacgaaactgatcatgcccttttaaaacagaacaaaatggttcttcaattatcatttttgttgcatttttgtcctacctcctattttcaaactccaaaaacgcagagaaatgacagttttatgaggttttagacctaccctatgctcaaccataaaatcaacaaggaataaaacatgtgggcacaaggaatctattttattcagcacactaacaaaaaaaaaacctaatttgaaacatatcttagaaattagggtttttttttttgttagtgtgttgaataaattggattctttgtacccacatgctttattccttatttatttCATGGCTGAGCATAgagggtaggtctaaaactgtcatttctctgcgttttcGGAGAATAAAATGGGAGGTAGGatgaaaaatgcaataaaaatgataattagaagaccgttt belongs to Medicago truncatula cultivar Jemalong A17 chromosome 6, MtrunA17r5.0-ANR, whole genome shotgun sequence and includes:
- the LOC120576029 gene encoding uncharacterized protein, producing MEDGGESGFISQLYIYKCTTACAVCHVLEGVRGTIQDDFIQLEKATNTNYAGVILNQSENFTTDFHSVSSYISIFNPKVDTTQTSAAAMMIANRSPNNLNTIIVGWHVDPEMYKDNKTHLFTYWSSDKKGCYNLQCPGFVQIDDSFTFGQILNNTSTIDGPTNELPLVILQNPKTKDWLIGIGKVIGYYPASLFSNMSSANQVGWIGKTTNDLNTPNPPMGSGALPNGVLGHAAYFKYPTFNLKGLETGLGQIQSSNSGYYNASYYNDSQGLLYIQFGGPGGKV